In the Geobacter sp. FeAm09 genome, one interval contains:
- a CDS encoding HD-GYP domain-containing protein produces the protein MQEVVLVVDDDKTILNYTAELLTGMGANVLACNSPVEALEIIREKSVAIVVSDYYMPEMTGLELFSRMREFSHSIVKILMTSKADLAMAVGAINSGEVFRFLSKPWQDTQMIAAVRDGVRRYRMLRASSEDMEFLLHALGQTIELKDPLTKGHCERVATYAEIIARRMGLDMETKHDLKVGSWLHDCGKIGVPEAILNAERGLTDQEMEVIRKHPLWGATVAEAANLPAAVVNIILHHHEYYNGRGYPMGLGTDAIPLEARIVAAADVYDALRSSRPYRPGFSYSDTRGIMEAMSGNQLDPAILATLFDGLDEYRDATGDHPLPPRL, from the coding sequence ATGCAGGAAGTCGTTCTTGTCGTGGATGACGACAAAACCATCTTGAACTATACGGCCGAGCTTTTGACCGGGATGGGCGCCAATGTCCTTGCCTGCAATTCTCCCGTGGAGGCCCTGGAGATCATCAGGGAAAAGTCGGTGGCCATCGTGGTTTCCGACTACTACATGCCCGAGATGACCGGGCTTGAACTCTTCAGCCGCATGCGGGAGTTTTCCCACAGCATCGTCAAGATCCTCATGACCTCCAAGGCCGACCTGGCCATGGCGGTGGGCGCCATCAACAGCGGCGAGGTGTTCCGGTTCCTCTCCAAACCGTGGCAGGATACGCAGATGATTGCCGCCGTGCGTGACGGAGTGCGCCGTTACCGGATGCTGCGGGCCTCCAGCGAGGACATGGAGTTCCTCCTCCATGCCCTGGGGCAGACCATCGAACTGAAGGACCCGCTCACCAAGGGGCATTGCGAGCGGGTGGCGACCTATGCGGAGATCATCGCCCGGCGAATGGGGCTGGATATGGAAACGAAGCACGACCTCAAGGTGGGAAGCTGGCTCCACGACTGCGGCAAGATCGGCGTCCCGGAGGCCATCCTGAATGCCGAGCGGGGTCTGACCGACCAGGAGATGGAGGTGATCCGCAAACACCCGCTCTGGGGAGCGACCGTGGCCGAGGCCGCCAACCTGCCGGCTGCGGTGGTGAACATCATCCTGCACCACCACGAATACTATAACGGCCGGGGCTACCCCATGGGGCTCGGGACAGACGCCATCCCGCTGGAAGCCCGGATCGTGGCGGCGGCCGACGTGTACGACGCCCTGCGTTCCTCCCGCCCCTACCGTCCCGGTTTTTCCTACAGCGATACCCGGGGCATCATGGAAGCCATGTCGGGCAATCAACTGGACCCGGCCATCCTGGCGACCCTCTTCGACGGGCTCGACGAGTACCGGGACGCGACGGGCGACCATCCTCTTCCCCCCCGGCTCTGA
- the nuoF gene encoding NADH-quinone oxidoreductase subunit NuoF, which yields MSQILFRHDRLDRAVTFAEYRAQGGFRALETALADLSPDAVQQAVIDSGLRGRGGAGFPTGKKWSFVPRNLPGPRYLICNCDEMEPGTYKDRVLLEHNPHLLVEGMALACYALGVEHAFIFIRRGYELAALNLKSSIAEAHKAGFLGANICGSTFNLDLDVHQSAGRYICGEETALMNALEGIRANPRSKPPFPAVKGLWGQPTVVNNVETLANIPAIVAHGPDWFKALAATPEGAGTKLFCVSGHVQRPLCLELPIGTPLGEIIDSHCGGMRPGSTFKACIPGGASTPYFTRDHWTVPMDFDPVAKAGSRLGTGGIVVFDQTTCMVAATLNLVRFFARESCGWCTPCREGLPFVRHILERIEAGRGDMADIEVLREHVAKLNYAFCALAPGAMGPVEGLLRLFEDEVREHITRGKCPVRLTAKG from the coding sequence ATGAGCCAGATCCTCTTCAGACACGACCGCCTCGACCGGGCCGTGACCTTTGCCGAATACCGGGCCCAAGGCGGTTTCCGGGCCCTGGAAACGGCCCTGGCCGACCTCTCCCCCGACGCGGTGCAGCAGGCGGTGATCGACTCGGGCCTGCGGGGGCGCGGCGGGGCCGGGTTCCCCACGGGCAAAAAGTGGTCCTTCGTCCCCCGCAACCTGCCGGGTCCCCGCTACCTGATCTGCAACTGCGACGAGATGGAGCCGGGTACCTACAAGGACCGGGTACTCCTGGAGCACAACCCCCACCTGCTGGTGGAGGGGATGGCCCTGGCCTGCTACGCCCTGGGGGTGGAACACGCCTTCATCTTCATCCGGCGCGGCTACGAACTGGCCGCCCTCAACCTGAAGAGCTCCATCGCCGAGGCCCACAAGGCCGGCTTCCTGGGCGCCAACATCTGCGGCAGCACATTCAATCTGGATCTGGACGTGCACCAGTCGGCCGGCCGCTACATCTGCGGCGAGGAGACCGCCCTCATGAACGCCCTGGAGGGCATCCGGGCCAATCCCCGCTCCAAACCCCCCTTTCCCGCCGTCAAGGGGCTGTGGGGCCAGCCCACGGTGGTGAACAACGTGGAGACCCTGGCCAACATCCCGGCCATCGTCGCCCACGGCCCGGACTGGTTCAAGGCCCTGGCCGCCACCCCGGAGGGGGCAGGCACCAAACTCTTCTGCGTCAGCGGCCACGTGCAGCGGCCACTCTGCCTGGAACTGCCCATCGGCACCCCCCTGGGGGAGATCATCGACAGCCACTGCGGCGGCATGCGGCCCGGCAGCACCTTCAAGGCCTGCATCCCCGGCGGTGCCTCCACCCCCTATTTCACCCGGGACCACTGGACAGTGCCCATGGATTTCGACCCGGTGGCCAAGGCCGGTTCGCGCCTGGGTACCGGCGGGATCGTGGTCTTCGACCAGACCACCTGCATGGTGGCCGCCACCCTCAACCTGGTCCGCTTCTTTGCCCGCGAATCCTGTGGCTGGTGCACTCCCTGCCGGGAGGGGCTCCCCTTTGTGCGGCATATCCTGGAACGGATCGAGGCGGGCCGCGGCGACATGGCCGACATCGAGGTTCTGCGGGAGCACGTAGCCAAGCTGAACTACGCCTTCTGCGCCCTGGCCCCCGGCGCCATGGGCCCGGTGGAAGGGCTGCTGAGACTGTTCGAGGACGAGGTGCGGGAACATATCACCCGGGGGAAATGCCCTGTAAGGCTAACGGCTAAAGGCTAA
- the nuoE gene encoding NADH-quinone oxidoreductase subunit NuoE, translated as MIPTHLRQQLEQRVAQAITPREAAVDVMKELQRHYGWLTDEAVAEAAALLGLSPLQVEELATFYEMIYRRPVGRTVIHVCDSISCWAMGGETLLRHLEHLLGIEAGGTTADDAFTLLPCSCLGNCGTGPSLMIGDRLFGPVSPEQAAAIVADHREAG; from the coding sequence ATGATCCCGACCCACCTGAGACAGCAGCTGGAACAACGCGTGGCCCAGGCCATCACCCCCCGGGAAGCGGCGGTGGACGTGATGAAGGAGTTGCAGCGCCACTACGGCTGGCTGACCGACGAGGCCGTGGCCGAGGCCGCCGCCCTCCTGGGGCTCTCCCCCCTCCAGGTGGAGGAGCTTGCCACGTTCTACGAGATGATCTACCGCCGTCCCGTGGGCCGGACGGTGATCCACGTGTGCGACTCCATCTCCTGCTGGGCCATGGGGGGCGAAACCCTCCTGCGCCACCTGGAGCACCTGCTGGGGATCGAGGCCGGCGGCACCACCGCCGACGACGCCTTCACCCTGCTCCCCTGCTCCTGCCTGGGCAACTGCGGCACCGGCCCCTCCCTCATGATCGGGGACCGGCTCTTCGGCCCGGTTTCCCCGGAACAGGCGGCGGCCATCGTCGCCGACCACCGGGAGGCCGGATAA
- a CDS encoding DUF4160 domain-containing protein: MPTISMFYGIIIRMYFAPGEHPPPHFHVYYNEYKACVDIRTCEIVEGELPSRQTKLALAWAELHQEELMADWQLVINGEEPFKIQPLQ; encoded by the coding sequence ATGCCAACTATCTCAATGTTCTACGGGATCATTATCCGAATGTACTTTGCGCCGGGCGAACATCCGCCCCCACATTTCCATGTGTACTATAATGAGTATAAAGCATGTGTCGATATTCGCACTTGTGAGATAGTTGAAGGTGAACTTCCAAGTCGGCAGACAAAATTGGCGCTTGCGTGGGCCGAGTTGCATCAGGAAGAGTTGATGGCAGACTGGCAACTCGTGATAAACGGCGAGGAACCTTTCAAAATTCAACCTCTTCAATAA
- a CDS encoding transglycosylase SLT domain-containing protein, whose protein sequence is MQFPYKPFLIAVTGVSLFALSAVPSRADDLIAQAASRFREKDYNDAYALAKRSAESPQRTFLLGVAALRLGKADEALPLLAGAEQKLPLAADYAALYQAEALLKQKRYAEAAAKAGGIARAYPGSLLIRRADKLTADSLFGAGDYRGAFKAYQSFVERYAAGADSVDALFQAARSREEYGDKNGAAQNYRSIWLNNPTAPQAKQARDRLADLEKGGARTTPFTPEELLRRASSLYTQNEFTAALKALAGIPTDGQPAGFASRVDFRTGMTQYRLRNFKLAEKSFLRATDTPLAGIRSEARFWRAKSLERQEQNEQAFSLYMELAGEGKRQEFADDALMEAAGLRKNLGSFAEAARLYEQLPKNFPGSRFLPRSAWEAAWCHYLAAEYAVAAEAFKALLKDDNVREKALYWLARTLESTAPADAAPYYRQLLDEYPAGFYATWYRDRKGIADLREPLGKRNALAELPLPAGFEKPRFLAALGMLDEARVEMAAARKKVGDRKTPFPGLARIYVEMGDYGSAIALFMQNRPIKWETASLPLWTVGYPVAYADHIGQQAVANSLSEGLVYALVRAESGFSPTIKSGAGAIGLMQLMPATARQTAREKGNFNPQRLVVADYNIMLGTKHLRELLKGFDGDVVYSIAAYNAGAAAVERWRKNFRNLKKDEFVESIPYQETRDYVKKVYASAATYRQLYGIK, encoded by the coding sequence ATGCAGTTTCCGTATAAACCGTTCCTTATCGCCGTCACCGGCGTTTCCCTCTTTGCCCTGTCCGCAGTCCCATCCCGTGCCGACGATCTCATTGCCCAGGCTGCCTCCCGGTTCCGGGAGAAGGATTACAACGATGCCTATGCCCTGGCCAAGAGGAGCGCCGAATCGCCCCAGCGCACCTTCCTCCTCGGCGTGGCCGCCCTGCGCCTGGGCAAGGCCGACGAGGCCCTGCCCCTGCTGGCCGGGGCCGAGCAGAAGCTCCCCCTGGCGGCCGACTATGCGGCCCTGTATCAGGCCGAAGCGCTGCTGAAGCAGAAACGGTATGCCGAGGCCGCCGCCAAGGCGGGGGGCATTGCCCGGGCCTATCCCGGCTCCCTGCTGATCCGTCGCGCCGACAAGTTGACTGCGGACAGCCTGTTCGGCGCCGGTGACTACCGCGGGGCGTTCAAGGCGTACCAGAGTTTCGTGGAACGGTACGCGGCCGGCGCCGATTCGGTGGACGCCCTGTTCCAGGCGGCCCGCAGCCGGGAAGAGTACGGGGACAAGAACGGTGCCGCCCAGAACTATCGGAGCATCTGGCTGAACAACCCGACCGCGCCCCAGGCGAAGCAGGCCCGGGACCGGCTGGCCGACCTGGAGAAGGGCGGCGCCAGGACCACCCCGTTCACCCCCGAGGAACTCCTGCGCCGGGCCTCCAGCCTGTACACCCAGAACGAATTCACCGCGGCCCTGAAGGCGCTGGCGGGGATACCGACCGATGGCCAGCCCGCGGGCTTTGCCAGCCGGGTGGATTTTCGCACCGGCATGACCCAGTACCGCCTGCGGAACTTCAAGCTGGCCGAGAAATCTTTCCTGCGGGCAACCGATACCCCCCTGGCGGGCATCCGCTCCGAGGCGCGCTTCTGGCGGGCCAAGTCGCTGGAGCGCCAGGAGCAGAACGAGCAGGCCTTCAGTCTCTACATGGAATTGGCCGGCGAGGGGAAACGGCAGGAGTTTGCCGACGACGCCCTGATGGAGGCGGCCGGCCTGCGCAAGAACCTGGGGAGCTTTGCCGAGGCGGCGCGTCTCTATGAGCAGCTTCCCAAAAACTTCCCCGGTTCCCGGTTCCTGCCCCGTTCCGCCTGGGAGGCCGCCTGGTGCCACTACCTGGCCGCCGAGTACGCCGTGGCGGCCGAAGCGTTCAAGGCCCTGCTCAAGGACGACAACGTGCGGGAAAAGGCGCTCTATTGGCTGGCCCGGACCCTGGAAAGCACCGCCCCGGCCGATGCCGCTCCCTATTACCGCCAGCTTCTGGACGAATACCCGGCAGGTTTCTATGCCACCTGGTATCGGGACCGGAAGGGGATTGCGGACCTGCGCGAGCCCTTGGGCAAGCGCAATGCCCTGGCGGAGCTGCCGCTGCCGGCCGGCTTCGAGAAGCCGCGTTTTCTGGCGGCCCTGGGGATGCTGGACGAGGCCCGGGTCGAGATGGCGGCCGCCCGCAAAAAAGTCGGCGACAGGAAAACCCCCTTTCCCGGTCTGGCCCGCATCTACGTGGAGATGGGGGACTACGGCTCCGCCATCGCCCTGTTCATGCAGAACCGGCCGATCAAGTGGGAAACGGCGAGCCTGCCGCTCTGGACGGTGGGCTATCCGGTGGCCTATGCGGACCATATCGGGCAGCAGGCCGTTGCCAACTCCCTCTCTGAAGGGCTGGTCTATGCCCTGGTCCGGGCCGAGAGCGGCTTTTCGCCAACCATCAAGTCCGGCGCCGGGGCCATCGGCCTGATGCAGCTCATGCCGGCCACGGCCAGGCAGACGGCGCGGGAGAAGGGGAACTTCAACCCCCAGCGACTGGTCGTGGCCGATTACAACATCATGCTGGGAACGAAGCACCTACGGGAATTGCTCAAGGGGTTTGACGGGGACGTGGTCTACTCCATAGCCGCCTACAACGCCGGGGCGGCGGCGGTCGAGCGCTGGCGGAAGAACTTCAGGAATCTGAAGAAGGACGAATTCGTCGAAAGTATCCCCTACCAGGAGACCCGTGACTATGTGAAGAAAGTCTACGCCTCGGCCGCCACCTACCGGCAGTTGTACGGCATCAAGTAG
- a CDS encoding DUF507 family protein, with protein MRLRDDQIHRLAEKVYNDLAAEGLITPKGERGAVVAGIAGAISRDFSREQVLERDAERLLDETVAAMGRGAADIDRRKMLRMIKEKLAKERKIVL; from the coding sequence ATGCGACTGAGGGATGATCAGATACACCGCCTGGCGGAAAAGGTGTACAATGACTTGGCCGCCGAGGGGCTCATCACGCCCAAGGGTGAGCGGGGCGCCGTGGTGGCCGGGATCGCCGGGGCCATCAGCCGGGATTTCAGCCGCGAGCAGGTGCTGGAGCGGGACGCCGAACGGCTGCTGGACGAGACCGTTGCCGCCATGGGGCGGGGCGCCGCGGACATCGACCGGCGCAAGATGCTCAGGATGATCAAGGAAAAGTTGGCAAAAGAACGGAAGATCGTACTATGA
- a CDS encoding GxxExxY protein, giving the protein MEGIYEKALCHELHSSGLSFQSQAVIPIVYKGTSLGDHRLDLLVEDEIIVELKAVERIESVFKAQLLSYLKLTEKSWVCS; this is encoded by the coding sequence TTGGAAGGCATTTACGAAAAAGCGTTGTGCCATGAACTGCATTCCAGTGGCTTGAGCTTTCAGAGCCAAGCCGTCATACCGATTGTTTATAAGGGTACCAGCTTGGGAGACCACCGTCTCGACTTGCTGGTAGAAGATGAGATCATCGTTGAACTCAAGGCTGTCGAAAGAATCGAATCAGTGTTCAAGGCCCAGCTTTTAAGCTATCTGAAACTGACAGAAAAAAGTTGGGTCTGCTCATAA
- the hemW gene encoding radical SAM family heme chaperone HemW, which yields MFTRLYLHIPFCRRKCPYCAFVSRESTAADRDGYARTLLAEMGLAAQAFTAERALESVYFGGGTPSLLAPRQIGRLLERAESLFGLGPQAEITLEANPGTVDQERLAAFRSAGVNRLSLGVQSFHDPLLKTLGRIHSGAQAQEAFRAARTAGFTDIGIDLIHALPGQTLPMWRRELEQALSLGPEHISVYGLTVEEGTPFAVQYGEDSPLLPDEDLAVAMFEEADSLLTAAGYEHYEIANYALPGRRSAHNSGYWRRDGYLGLGCGAHSFLRKGYGVRFGNPADLDAYMEAVAQGQLPHGEEQSLTRQDAMAEFMFLGLRMADGIGDDGFRQEFGVSPDETFGEILARLTAQGLLEPAGTRVRLTRRGMLLSNQVFARFLP from the coding sequence ATGTTCACGCGCCTTTACCTCCATATCCCCTTCTGTCGCCGCAAATGCCCCTACTGCGCCTTTGTCTCCCGGGAGTCCACCGCCGCCGACCGGGACGGCTACGCCCGCACCCTGTTGGCGGAGATGGGCCTGGCGGCCCAAGCCTTCACAGCGGAGAGAGCGCTGGAATCGGTGTACTTCGGCGGCGGCACCCCCTCCCTGCTCGCTCCCCGGCAGATAGGCCGGCTTCTGGAGCGGGCGGAGAGCCTGTTCGGCCTGGGACCGCAGGCCGAGATCACCCTCGAGGCCAACCCGGGCACCGTGGACCAGGAGCGCCTGGCGGCCTTCCGCAGCGCCGGCGTCAACCGCCTCTCCCTGGGAGTGCAGTCCTTCCACGACCCTCTGCTGAAAACCCTGGGACGCATCCACAGCGGGGCACAGGCGCAGGAGGCATTTCGGGCCGCGCGGACCGCCGGCTTTACCGACATCGGCATCGACCTGATCCACGCCCTGCCGGGCCAGACCCTCCCCATGTGGCGCCGCGAGCTGGAACAGGCCCTGTCCTTGGGGCCGGAGCATATATCCGTGTACGGGCTGACCGTGGAGGAGGGGACCCCCTTTGCCGTGCAATACGGCGAGGACAGCCCGCTCCTGCCCGACGAGGACCTGGCGGTGGCCATGTTCGAGGAGGCGGACAGCCTGTTGACCGCCGCCGGCTACGAGCATTACGAGATCGCCAACTACGCCCTCCCCGGCCGCCGTTCGGCCCACAACAGCGGCTACTGGCGCCGGGACGGCTACCTGGGGCTGGGGTGCGGGGCACACTCCTTCCTGCGGAAGGGGTACGGCGTCCGTTTCGGCAACCCGGCCGACCTGGACGCCTATATGGAAGCAGTGGCCCAGGGCCAGCTTCCCCACGGGGAGGAGCAGAGTCTCACGCGGCAGGACGCCATGGCCGAATTCATGTTCCTGGGGCTGCGCATGGCGGACGGCATCGGGGATGACGGTTTCCGGCAGGAATTCGGCGTCAGCCCGGACGAAACCTTCGGGGAGATCCTGGCCAGGCTGACCGCCCAGGGCCTGCTGGAACCTGCCGGCACCAGGGTCCGCCTCACCCGGCGCGGCATGCTCCTCTCCAACCAGGTCTTCGCCCGTTTTCTGCCGTGA
- a CDS encoding ATP-binding protein: MLDPELTAQLRRVLTSIEQLLPPPVPAIDWTVTTAANWHRHSFAGYLEPLEVVESIRLDDLLGIDEQKRVVEENTRQFLAGLPANNCLLWGTRGTGKSSLVRAILNSYAPRGLRVIQVDKDDLVHLPDIVDAIKAEPYRFLVFSDDVSFETGESSYKMLKSALDGSVYAPPENALIYVTSNRRHLLPEYESDNRGAMLHNNEIHHGEAVEEKISLSGRFGLWVGFHPFSQDQYVEGVRQWVGKLCAKLDTASIWDDEARQAAILWSQQKGDRSGRIAYQFASHWVGKRLLAGV, from the coding sequence ATGCTCGATCCCGAACTGACCGCCCAACTCAGGCGGGTGCTGACCTCGATTGAACAGCTTCTCCCGCCGCCGGTGCCGGCCATCGACTGGACCGTCACCACGGCCGCCAACTGGCACCGCCATTCCTTTGCCGGATACCTGGAGCCGCTGGAGGTGGTGGAGAGCATCCGTCTGGACGACCTCCTGGGTATCGACGAGCAGAAACGGGTGGTGGAGGAGAATACCCGCCAGTTCCTGGCAGGGTTGCCGGCCAACAACTGCCTGCTGTGGGGGACCCGGGGGACCGGCAAGTCGTCCCTGGTGCGGGCCATCCTCAACAGCTACGCGCCCCGTGGGCTGCGGGTGATCCAGGTGGACAAGGACGATCTGGTGCACCTGCCGGATATCGTGGACGCCATCAAGGCCGAGCCGTACCGGTTTCTGGTGTTCTCCGACGATGTTTCCTTCGAAACAGGGGAATCCAGCTACAAGATGCTGAAGAGCGCCCTGGACGGGTCGGTGTACGCGCCGCCGGAGAACGCGCTGATCTACGTCACCTCCAACCGCCGCCACCTGCTGCCCGAGTACGAGAGCGACAACCGGGGCGCCATGCTGCACAACAACGAGATCCACCACGGCGAGGCGGTGGAGGAGAAAATCTCCCTCTCGGGCCGGTTCGGGCTCTGGGTGGGGTTCCACCCCTTCAGCCAGGATCAATACGTGGAGGGGGTCCGCCAGTGGGTCGGCAAGCTGTGCGCCAAGCTGGATACGGCGTCCATCTGGGACGACGAAGCCCGGCAGGCGGCCATCCTCTGGTCCCAGCAGAAGGGGGACCGCAGCGGCCGCATCGCCTACCAGTTCGCCAGCCACTGGGTGGGAAAGCGGCTTCTGGCCGGGGTGTAG
- a CDS encoding DUF507 family protein: MSLSEDRISNMAHEVVNCIWRDDLADVTDESRALARVKQSLGAFFGAVEEIDGTVRAKLRNHAQGSRDWELLYQKFYQEELAKRHL, from the coding sequence ATGAGCCTCTCCGAAGACCGCATATCCAACATGGCCCATGAGGTCGTCAATTGCATCTGGCGCGACGACCTGGCCGATGTGACCGACGAAAGCCGGGCGCTGGCACGGGTCAAACAATCCCTGGGCGCCTTTTTCGGTGCCGTGGAGGAAATCGACGGGACGGTGCGCGCCAAGCTGCGGAACCATGCCCAGGGGAGCCGGGATTGGGAGCTCCTCTACCAGAAGTTCTACCAGGAAGAGTTGGCCAAGCGGCACCTGTAA
- a CDS encoding cytochrome c, translated as MSHRQGQGGAIGPELTKIAAKLKEGDLKAQLENPKKRNPSTSMPSFKTLPKADMDALLGYLKTLK; from the coding sequence GTGTCACATCGTCAAGGGCAAGGGGGGGCCATCGGTCCGGAACTGACCAAGATCGCCGCCAAGTTGAAGGAAGGCGACCTCAAGGCCCAGTTGGAAAACCCCAAGAAGAGGAACCCGTCCACCTCCATGCCTTCTTTCAAGACCCTGCCCAAGGCCGACATGGATGCCCTGCTGGGGTATTTGAAGACCTTGAAATAA
- a CDS encoding c-type cytochrome, producing the protein MKRAVAILVAFVAVAFVTVAAQAENKGEQIFKQKCAMCHIVKGKGGPSVRN; encoded by the coding sequence ATGAAACGTGCAGTTGCCATCCTGGTCGCTTTTGTCGCCGTAGCGTTCGTAACGGTTGCAGCCCAGGCTGAGAACAAGGGCGAGCAAATCTTCAAGCAGAAATGTGCCATGTGTCACATCGTCAAGGGCAAGGGGGGGCCATCGGTCCGGAACTGA
- the nuoG gene encoding NADH-quinone oxidoreductase subunit NuoG, whose product MPKLIIDDIPVEVPEGTTVLEAAQSVDIPIPHFCWHPALGKAGACRVCAVKMLDGPVKGVQMSCMLPAQDGMVVSTTDGEAVAMRKSVIEWLMINHPHDCPVCDEGGECQLQDFTIAGGHGIRRYDGKKRTYTNQYLGEYIEHEMNRCIQCYRCARFYQEYAGGTDFGVMGRAATIYFGRQEEGPLESPFSGNLVDICPTGVFTDKTARFRARYWDYDMAPSICPHCSLGCNTVPMARYRELLKTTARRNDQVNGWFICDKGRFANAMVNAPERPRQALVDGRPVGLDEALDAVATRLGDFLELHGPQALAIVGSPRMDLEGNIMAARLAELLGAGALCYFDDPEQAELTGTATALLMADNSASQEDVRKADLIAIVGCDLLNEAPMMALAVRQAWRSGAKIYVITPHPDLLPEGEGTNHTLALRERVAEGRVRGELPFPFEHVAAISDVPLAQAKRPVVICGATTEGLEAVQSVPRTAKLAFILDGPNAFGCAELARQHNAVALSTALADSRIRGIISFEADLPRDLSPGIDVLAAADWRSTRLTARAGVFLPTTAWVEQEGIYVNNEGRAQRFNKVMNPGLPIKGLTPELHPPRTHGKAAPGGDVAPSARLIAALMQRLGEAEVEEPLSGPWAGLKGLDVKGDGKRLKESV is encoded by the coding sequence ATGCCAAAGCTCATCATCGACGACATACCGGTTGAAGTCCCCGAGGGCACCACGGTGCTGGAGGCCGCCCAATCCGTGGACATCCCCATCCCCCATTTCTGCTGGCATCCTGCCCTGGGCAAGGCCGGCGCGTGCCGGGTTTGTGCCGTTAAGATGCTGGACGGCCCGGTGAAGGGGGTGCAGATGTCCTGCATGCTCCCGGCCCAGGACGGCATGGTGGTATCCACCACCGACGGCGAGGCTGTGGCCATGCGCAAGAGCGTCATCGAATGGCTGATGATCAACCACCCCCACGACTGCCCGGTGTGCGACGAGGGGGGCGAGTGCCAGTTGCAGGACTTCACCATCGCCGGCGGCCACGGCATCCGGCGCTACGACGGCAAGAAGCGCACCTACACCAACCAGTACCTGGGCGAGTACATCGAGCACGAGATGAACCGCTGCATCCAGTGCTACCGCTGCGCCCGCTTCTACCAGGAGTACGCCGGGGGCACCGACTTCGGCGTCATGGGCAGGGCCGCCACGATCTATTTCGGCCGCCAGGAAGAGGGGCCGCTTGAGTCCCCCTTCTCCGGCAACCTGGTGGACATCTGCCCCACCGGGGTCTTCACCGACAAGACCGCCCGCTTCCGCGCCCGTTACTGGGACTACGACATGGCCCCCTCCATCTGCCCCCACTGCTCCCTGGGGTGCAACACTGTCCCCATGGCCCGCTACCGGGAACTGCTCAAGACCACGGCCCGCAGGAACGACCAGGTCAACGGCTGGTTCATCTGCGACAAGGGACGCTTTGCCAACGCCATGGTCAACGCCCCGGAACGCCCCCGCCAAGCATTGGTGGACGGCAGGCCGGTCGGCCTGGACGAGGCGCTGGACGCGGTGGCGACCCGCCTGGGCGATTTCCTGGAACTGCACGGCCCCCAGGCCCTGGCCATCGTCGGCTCGCCCCGCATGGACCTGGAGGGGAACATCATGGCGGCGCGCCTGGCGGAACTGCTGGGTGCCGGGGCGCTCTGCTATTTCGATGATCCGGAGCAGGCCGAACTGACCGGCACGGCAACCGCATTGCTGATGGCGGACAACAGCGCCTCTCAGGAGGACGTGCGCAAGGCCGACCTGATCGCCATCGTGGGGTGCGACCTGCTGAATGAGGCCCCCATGATGGCCCTGGCCGTGCGCCAGGCGTGGCGGAGCGGGGCAAAAATTTACGTCATAACCCCTCATCCCGACCTTCTCCCCGAGGGAGAAGGCACAAATCATACCCTCGCCCTACGGGAGAGGGTGGCCGAAGGCCGGGTGAGGGGAGAACTGCCCTTCCCATTCGAGCACGTCGCCGCCATTTCAGACGTCCCCCTGGCACAGGCCAAGCGCCCGGTCGTCATCTGCGGCGCCACCACGGAAGGACTGGAGGCGGTGCAGTCAGTCCCCCGCACCGCCAAACTGGCCTTTATCCTGGACGGCCCCAACGCCTTCGGCTGCGCCGAACTGGCGCGGCAACACAACGCCGTGGCGCTCTCCACGGCCCTGGCCGACAGCCGGATCAGGGGGATCATCTCCTTTGAGGCCGACCTCCCCCGCGACCTGTCGCCGGGGATCGACGTGCTGGCCGCCGCCGACTGGCGGTCCACCCGGCTCACGGCGCGGGCCGGGGTGTTCCTCCCCACCACCGCCTGGGTGGAGCAGGAGGGGATCTACGTCAATAACGAGGGGCGCGCCCAACGGTTCAACAAGGTGATGAACCCCGGCCTCCCCATCAAGGGGCTCACCCCCGAACTGCACCCGCCCCGCACCCACGGCAAGGCAGCCCCCGGCGGCGACGTGGCCCCGTCGGCACGGCTCATCGCCGCCCTCATGCAGCGCCTGGGCGAGGCAGAGGTGGAGGAGCCGCTGAGCGGGCCTTGGGCAGGGTTAAAGGGGTTGGATGTGAAGGGGGATGGGAAGAGGTTGAAGGAGTCGGTGTAG